From the bacterium genome, the window TATTTGACGACCCAAGGGGGCTCCCCCTTGGAAGGCGAGAAGTTCCAAAAGGATCTCATGGGTTACCGGGAACAGATCCTTTCAGGCAAGGCAAAATTCGCCGACTTGGTCAAGAAGTACTCCAATGATGAAAGGACCAAGGCCGACGGGGGGAATCTGGGATGGGTCGACCGGGGAATGCTGAAGGATAACCCTGAATTCGAGGAAGGGATCTTCAAGCTCAAAAAAGGCGAGATCAGTAAACCTCTGAAACTGGGCAATGGCTACGATCTTGTCCAAGCCTTGGATACCGAAAAGGCCTATAAAAGCACTTTTGCCGAGGTCAAAGAAAAGGTCCTTGAGCGTTACAAGCAGGAAAAAGGGTCCCAAAAACTCTATTCGATCTCGACCGAATTGGCGGACGACCTAAGGAATGGGATCGGTCTTAAGAAAGCTGCCTCCGACCTCGGTTTGTCCTGTTTGGAGACCGGATGGTTCAACGCCCATTCCGGTATCCCAGGCTTAAAGGATTCGCAAGATACCGCTTTGGACTTGGCCACCTTGTTCCAGGGGAATTGGAAAGGCCCCCTTTCCATCGGTAAAAAGCAGTATTTCTTCCAGGTCGCCGAAACGAGACCCGCGGAAAGGGCCGTCTCCTTGACCGATCAACAAAAACAGGAATTTCAACAGAGGATCTATGGACGAATGCAGGACAATTGGCTCAAAGAATTCCTGAAGCGGCAACGCGCCAAGGTCGACGTGAAGACCTATGTGAACGGTTAAAGACGGTTCAATTCGGCCAATAACCATCGAAGAGATAGTCCGAGCACCGTAAAATATTCTCCCTCATACCGTCGGACCCACTTTCGAGCCGTACCCTGGATCGCATAACCACCTGCCTTGTCATAGGGTTCCCTGCTCTTCAGGTAGGGACCCCATTCCTTTGACGACAACTTCTTGAAAAGAACCCTTGTTCTTTCGACCCGAACCCTTCTTTTTTTCACGTTACGGACCAGGGCCACTCCCGTATAGACCGCGTGGGCCCTTCCTTGGAGATTTCGAAGCATCGTCCGCGCTTCCCGCACGTTCCTTGGCTTGCCGAAAGTGCGCGCCCCAATGGCCACCACCGTATCCGCACCCAGGACCCAGGCATCCGGATTCCGGACGGAAACTTCGACCGCTTTGGCCAAGGCGAGGCGACGGGCCAAAGCGTCGGGCCGCTCTCCTTTCCGGGGTGCTTCGTCCACTCCCTTGGGCGCGATGACCCGGAATGGGATCCCTGCGAACCGAAGGATGTCACGGCGTCGAGGGGATGCGGAAGCCAGGATCAAGGTTTCCGGGGTCATTTAGAACGGAAATAGCCCCAGACCATTCCGGCCAGGGCCGTCAAATTGATGAATAGTTTGACCCCGAATGTGAAGGAAAGGATCCGAAGGTCCAGGACCAGTGGATCGTTGAACCCGATGGTGACGCCCTTGGAAAAAAGGTCGTGAAAGAACCCCGGCGGGGTCAGGAGGGCCAACAGCTCCCCGAGGTAGCCACCCAGGATCCCCCCGATAAGGATGAAGAAAAGGACCGCCCCGGCGCCCTTAGCCATGGCTACTCCTCATATCTTATGGTCGCTGGGGGTCGAGACCGCGATCTGGAGTTTGCGAATGGCCTCTTGGGCCGCGACCTGTTCAGCTTCCTTCTTGTTCTTCCCCACTCCGGTCGAAAGGGTCTTGCCGTGGACTGAACAGGAAGCTTCGAAATTACGGTTATGGTCCGGCCCCCACTCCCTTACGATCTCATAACGCGGGGCGGTTTTCTGGGTCTTCTGGAAATGTTCCTGAAGAAGGGTTTTGTAGTCCTTCTCGATCCGCCCGCTAAAGACCTTATCGACATCCTCCCGCAACATGGAAAGGACCATTTTTTGGGCCGCTGGCAGTCCGCCGACCAAATAGGCCGCCCCGATCACGGCTTCCAGGGCATCCGCGAGAAGGCCTGGCCGGACCCTCCCGCCCGATTTTTCCTCGCCCTTCCCCAAAAGGATGAATTCC encodes:
- the rnc gene encoding ribonuclease III — encoded protein: MFANLIRKKNKKVPAPGIEIDKDRLTVLKSFSKRLGIPLGDGQFLNEALTHKSYTHERKMAPGHNNEKLEFLGDSVLGLVISQHVFESYPDVTEGGLSKVKSVIVSAQVLSEKAQEINLGEFILLGKGEEKSGGRVRPGLLADALEAVIGAAYLVGGLPAAQKMVLSMLREDVDKVFSGRIEKDYKTLLQEHFQKTQKTAPRYEIVREWGPDHNRNFEASCSVHGKTLSTGVGKNKKEAEQVAAQEAIRKLQIAVSTPSDHKI
- a CDS encoding SurA N-terminal domain-containing protein, yielding MMRTLRDKRTMHIVLWGLVAAFVSSIFFVFGMKFTNGGKLDSGVYAAKVGEDGVPLVEYNKACQNALDRFYSIREEGPTPAETKEVRKEVLDSMIDDLLMRQAAQKLGISVSDEELSGVIRNQSYFMKNGVFDKETYFDVLRTHQMTPEDFEASEKRQMLIQKMRSILSDSMFVGTEEAGHFNELSQRDLKALYIALDEPSFEKGFSPSEMDLKDYYQRIRTQFDHPDRVKIRHLYLTTQGGSPLEGEKFQKDLMGYREQILSGKAKFADLVKKYSNDERTKADGGNLGWVDRGMLKDNPEFEEGIFKLKKGEISKPLKLGNGYDLVQALDTEKAYKSTFAEVKEKVLERYKQEKGSQKLYSISTELADDLRNGIGLKKAASDLGLSCLETGWFNAHSGIPGLKDSQDTALDLATLFQGNWKGPLSIGKKQYFFQVAETRPAERAVSLTDQQKQEFQQRIYGRMQDNWLKEFLKRQRAKVDVKTYVNG
- a CDS encoding DUF4321 domain-containing protein, producing the protein MAKGAGAVLFFILIGGILGGYLGELLALLTPPGFFHDLFSKGVTIGFNDPLVLDLRILSFTFGVKLFINLTALAGMVWGYFRSK
- a CDS encoding nucleoside triphosphate pyrophosphatase codes for the protein MTPETLILASASPRRRDILRFAGIPFRVIAPKGVDEAPRKGERPDALARRLALAKAVEVSVRNPDAWVLGADTVVAIGARTFGKPRNVREARTMLRNLQGRAHAVYTGVALVRNVKKRRVRVERTRVLFKKLSSKEWGPYLKSREPYDKAGGYAIQGTARKWVRRYEGEYFTVLGLSLRWLLAELNRL